In Corvus moneduloides isolate bCorMon1 chromosome 6, bCorMon1.pri, whole genome shotgun sequence, the sequence TCTTGTAAAGatccaaggaaaacagaatggATAGCAGTAATCTGGCAGTGATTTTTGCTCCCAACCTCTTGCactcaaatgaaaatgaaaagatgtcagctagtacagaaaaaaaaattcgCTTGCAAGCTGCAGTCGTGGAAACACTTATTGACCATGCGGCAGAAATCGGTAAGATGATAAATGCTTATCAGCATGTCTCGTTGCACTGACCTGTCTACGGCTTTTCTTTTCAACTTTTAAGAATAAtcaaaaaaaatacttctcGACTATTCCAGGACAAGTACCAGAATTTATATTGGAAAAGATTCCTTCAATGCTAGGTGTTGATGTCTTTCAATCGACACCCTCACTGTGGGGCCATGAAGACAGTGAGAATGAATCTCCCAGTGAATGTAAGAGGAGGAGGCACCGAAGTGTTGGGGGTAGGTATGCTTTGTGAaactttcaaaaccaaaaatggaATTGCAACTTCAGGTAGTCTGATCCTAAGCACTTGCTTCTTCCAGAAGCAGAACAGATGTTTGCAAAATTGATTTGGTTTGATCTGCAGGATCTATATAAGACTTCAGTAATCACATTATTGTATATTTACTCAGAGTTTTCTAGTCTCTTGTCTACTAAAGAagctattttggttttgtttggatttgtgTAGCCAAATTAATATTCAAGCTTTTTCTGGAGTCAGCTTCAGAGGGCTGTTCCAGAGGGctaaaggggttttttggggggttttttgggtttttgtgggggtttgtttgttttggggttggtttttttttttttgttaattttgaaattatactTTAATATATACTTTGATAAGTCAGGTAATGAGAAAGCAGGGATGCAAATGGCAGGTGTGTTTTGAATTAGAGTAGTTAATTTGTGGTTTGAAGTGTAAATCTAAACTGGATGTTATTGGATACTGTGTGCTCTGGTAGCATggatctgggatttggggtgaggcttttttcagttttcaacaGGGCTGAGTTGGAGTTTCTTGCCAGATACAGACAATCAAATGGTATCATCTCATTTCTGCACTCTTACAGGAAATACTATGGTTACATATATGCTTGATTGATTCAAATCCACTGCAAAGTGATCTTTTATGCATTGGTATAAAAACATAGGTACTTATTTAGCTCATGTACCTGGAGTATTAAACCTGACAGTAGTTTAAATTAAAGATGTGTGATTGTATGTTTAGCCATGGCatggtttttttgtgtattgagctcctctgctctgaagAAGAGAGACCATCCCAGAGTTGCAAAGTGATAAACATGAAAGCCAACATCTTGAGGAGAAACAGTTAGAACTTGGTAGTTCTGTAGAATAGGTTTTGATAGTAGGCAGATTCTAGTCTTTCTCCTGATGTAGATTACTATACTTGATCTGTTTTCAAATATGTCTTTAAGAACTATGTGATATCCATGAGACACCATAAAATAAGTACTACCACCTTGTATTTTGCTAAGCTTCACTACAAACACATGCAAATACAACTGTAGGTTGCAAAACACTtgataaaaatactttaattttgtactttgaaaagcaggaaaactagTAAAGTTTCATGTGTATACTCTgctgtgtttaattttatttttaaaaaaaacaaatcaactCCCCCAAAAAAGCACATAGTTCACAGAAAAgttttacattatttctttgTAAGACCAAAATCTCATACTTTTTTGGACCTAACTTCAAAGCTCTAAAAGCTTTACAGCTTCAAGTTGTCTGTCCATTAGTCCATTAAAGTGAGGGTCTCTGAGACTTTGTGAGTAAGATCTCAATGGGTACTGTCTAGGTTTGCCTACAAGAAATCAGAAGGCATATACTTTTATAATGACCAGTAGACTTTTCTACAAGAAACTTCTGTTGTCTGTGCAGAatggctttttgttgttgttttggggtgttgttgttgttttggggggagggggttgttgttgttggggggggttgttgttgttttggggggtgttgttgttttggttttttgggggggttcttttgtttgttgggtttttagtttgttttttttaaataatttttatattaaggaaaatagatttttcagcTATtgtgaaagcaataaaaactcTGTTGGTGGGAAGATCTGGGCTATGATTTTCTGTACATAAAACCCATTTAAACtgatttgctttgtttctccctgaaaagaaatacaagttAAACTTGAGTTGAAAACAGAGCAAGACAAGCTTCACATTTAAATTTGATTGCTCGGTGTGTCTTGCATTTCAGATATTGTTAGTGGAGCATTGAATAAATTTAAATCTAACAGAACACCCTCCACTACACCTCAACAAGACAGAAGCGGTAGGTATTGGAGTATTTGTACTGAGTAAAGCCCATGCAGTACCCTCTGGATTTGTTAACTATAGTCaacaattttttaaactgaagaattAGAACTTATTTGAAGATAAGTGATTAAATTTAAATGGTTTAAAATGGAATATAGATACATATTTATTGAGGATACTGCATTTACTGTAATTCTTGGAGCAGCTACAATCACTGCAGTAGTGGGCTGTGTGGTTTAGCTCTGTGGGGATTGCACAACCAGATTTGCGCTTTTTAGTTAAGGCTTCAGTGCAGTAGTGCAGCATTTTATCATCTTGGGAATGAATCTGCGAGGACTAAAATTCTTTCATGCTTACTGTTTCTAAAACTTAGGGAAGATCACTATACATTTACTTCCTCCTAATACCTGTATTGTTTTGTTAATGTATGGGtttggattttcctttctggtACTCTaaacttgcaaaaaaaacccaacaaaataaaaaaccaaaccctaagCTATACTGATTGCTTTGCCTCTTCAAAATGCATGCACTTTGGCTAAGCTTTTGCAACAAGTTTCtttcagagttaaaaaaaaccaccgAAACAACCATTTACTTTAGTAAACTCTCTACCTTTTAAGCTGTTACTGCAAGTTTGGTTTTCTTAATTTCAGTCCTTTCATCAGTGACTCCGGTGGTTCTTACTCCAAGCACCAAGCGTAAACTTCCAACTGATTGCTCTCAGGGCTTGTCCAGCAAGAAGAGACGATCTTTTAAGCATAGTTTTGCGTTTGAGTTTTTACCAAGTAGCATTTTTAACAGCAGCTCAACACCAGCATCAGGTACAGTGCCATCactttttccttgctgcttgAAGTGATTGTTGGCTTTTAATTTAAGAGTAGAGCCTTTTGTTCTTGCTAGACAGTCATTGATGCTCATTACTGAAGTGTTCCTGGCACTACTTCCCCATCTTGGTAAATTGTGTACGTTTATATTCTTCGGTGACTCATGTTACATGGATTGAGCAAAAGCCaaattctttcttgttttctgttctaTTAATCTCTCATACTTGCAATTCTGAtgtccttttatcttttttgctCCCTATGTATCAGTCAGGTTATACTCCTGTTTCTATCTTGGTGCACAAATCCGTGAAGACTGCCTATGCTTCCAATCTTTAGAAAGTTGTAGCCTTCTGTCTCCTAAATGCTTAAATAGCTGATCTCAGCTCTGTGAAATGTAGTTGTTGCTTTTATAAAGCTTCTTTCTTGTGTCCCATCACCCCTTGTTTTTTCTCTAGATGCTAAATTTCAAAACTCTAGAGAAAATTTTACTTTCGTTTGACAGGGCTTTAGCACCACTGCATTCTACTTGAGTGCTTCCAACCATCAGGCTATTCTGAAAAtcctgtctttttttcatttggttctTTAATATGGTGCCAACTGAAGTTAGAATGAAAGGAAATTTCTAGATTGGCTGTTTTGCTagatttccccccccccccacccaagGGAGTATTATAAAACTTagtgctttttttattaaatcattTCATGTTCTCCATGAAATACTTGTTTCTACAGATAAGCAAACCAAGGCAACGATGTTTTATAAAGATAGCAGTGATGCATGTGTTTCATAAAATGTCCAGTAGTAAAAAAAGCAACTCTTTTCTTCATTGTTGCTTTAGCTGTTCTGGCTAggtatgtaaaaaaaaaagcacactgCAAATAATAACGAGACTgactaatttttcttcttgaactCTTAAATTTGAGGAATTGATCTGATGATAACAGTGTGGAAACTTATTTGAGGTAGTCATATCTGTAGCATGTAATTAATTGCATTCCAGCCACTTTTATGGATGCTACAAGCAATagctttgtttaattttaaagtggaagtcaaaataatttcaagctAGCACTCcacaaaataagcaaaaaaattgtGCTGTTTAAAAACATGTTCTTTATTGTGTTAACTCTTAAGTCTTTATCTGAAAAAATGTGACTATTTTAAgttcataaaaatataattttgttcCTGTAGTTCAGTTTGAAGCAAGTCCTTGTGTCTGTCTTGAGTCATCACAAACCTCACTATCTCCTTCAACCATGGGTGAAAATCATGTGTCCAGTTCAGGTAATAGAAGAAGCAAAAGACTTGCAAGCAAAAAGCTATACAGGTAATTAACTTTCAAAACCTAAAGATAAATTGGAAAGATGGGTCTAGACCCCTTGAATGATGACCTCTATCTGTATCTAAAATTATTGGTTTTGGTAAATTTTTATAGTCTTAAAATCACCAGGTCTTCTGATGTTGCAAAATGGAgctcaaaacaaaataagatcTGGTATAGTAGCTTCCTGTgtctattaaaaaaaggttACCAGGAAGGcaataaaataagtaaaactGGAGGAAGTAACTGTAAACAAGTATCAGGATGTTTTCATTGCCCTCCTAAAAAGTTtgtcccttcttcccttctgtcCTTCCAGGGCTGAATCAGGAAAGACAGGTTGTTTTTCTCCAAAGATAAGCCGAAAAGAAATGGTTCGTAGGTCTTTACGCTTGAAATTTGGTTTGGGGAAAAGCAATAGAGAAATGGTAAGTACCCAGTCCTGTAGTTAGAGTGCAGATTTTAATCCAAAGTTTTGGGCACTACTTTTCAGTAGCAGGAAGCACATACTTTGTAAAGGAGGAATCCCAGGATTAACTGAACCTGCTTGCTGTCACGTACAAGAAACCTGAGGTTTATTTGCATAGCAGTAACTGATCAGCTTGTAATGTGTTTGGCTGGCATGGGGCATgaggctgaggggagggaaCAGCTGACCTGAATTTACATGGCATGGAATTGCTCCTTGGTCATGTTAAGCTCACCAGTAAAACTGGGACAGGGATAATTTATGGAAAGTTGCCACTGCTCAGAGGCTTGCTGAGAATTGTTCTGCTTGTTGTAAGTGACCTTTGCATCATgtctgggtttggggttttttgtctgtggtgcgtgtgtgtgtccctttttccatttcacctttccaattctcttcctcatcctgctgggGAATGGGGAAAGTGAGCATGTGGCTGGGTGGGAGCTTGCCTGCTTGTTGGGATCAACCCACCACACTTGTGCTCAGTGGGTCTCACAGTTCCTGAGCTTCTGACCTTGCAGAGCCTGTGCACAGTCACTCTGTTCAGAGTGTGATTAACTGCAGGGAGGCTGTTCCCTATCTAGGTTTACAGAGAATCAAGGCAAGATGAAGTATGGCCAAGAAAAGGCTGCTGTGGCTGATTTGCATAGCAGTTTCCTGAAAGTTCCTCTGTAAAAGAGATTCCAAATTACAAGTTTATATAAAAGCAATTAacactttttgtttgttcaagAATATTGTATCAGGATGTACAGTTGGCAATAGATCAGAAAATATTGGAAGGCGTCTTGCAAGTCAGCAAGGTTTGGAAAGCAGGACTGAATGTGCAAAAAGAGATGTACTCTTCAGCCCATATGTCAATGAAAAGTTCCCTAAGAAAGGTAACTACCTAACTAAATATATTAGATGGGGGAAAGGTCTactttttttaactttgcaaATGCAACTTTATAAAAGCAATTAGATTAAAAGTATGCTTGTAGATAAGTCAAAAGTACCTTGTATGTTAGTGgcttctggggaaaaagaatTGGTTTAGAACAAGCTTTTTGTGTTTCTAATATATTTTAGTAGTTCTCTTTTGTAAGTTAAGTGAGAGGAGATGCACGATTTCACTTATAATATAaccttttttcacatttctgaaattaaGGGCATAACAGCATCTTTAAATTCAGTGTTGCTTTGGTAATTATTTTCTAGTAAGAATTTTGTCTATAATTATTAAAATCACAATAAATTATTCTTACACActgtggtatttattttaaggttcCAGGAATGTAAGCAAATCAGAAGAAAACTTGCTAACTCCAAAATGTCACAATAAAGTAGATCACCGAATGTCATGGAGTAGTCCTGCTGTTACGGATTCTCAGGTGATCAACAAGAATGAGCAAATGCTGCCAGGACACACTGAAATGGGAGTCAGCTCTTCAGAACCTGTTTTGGTGTTTGGAAAGCCACCAGTTACTCCAGATGAATTCAAATCTGCAACTGTAAGCAAACAAGACAACAACCTGGAGCTTGTACTTTGTGAAGATGAAAGCAATTCAACTGCAGAAACATTATTGAAAGTTAAGCAAGCCTTCTCTGCATCTGGGAGTATTCTTCACAATTTGATAGGTGATAAAAAATCATCCCTCTCAGTTGTAGCAAGTGAAGTATTAAATGAAAGTCCATGTCCCACAGGGCTCAGTTCAGCAAAAGAATCGTTAGTGGAAGAAGTTTCTGAAAATCTAGTAAATGTAAAATCCAGAGAGCTGTTGCACCAGTTTAATCAATCTTCTGCTGCTGATAAACAGCAatcaaaaaaagaggaatttgaagttttgaagaaaagaaacttcaaaaCTTCTATTGAGATTGAACTTCAGGTCCCAAAAACAgatataaaaaaaggaaaagaacttcCTATGCCTCAAGTACTAGCCAAGGAAGATAAGTTGACTGTTGAGAACAGTTCAACACAAGATGACTTACACCAATTAGATTGctctggaagaaaagagaaaatagaattaATACACTCACAAACAGCTGAAAGCTGCATGGTAAAGTGCTGTGATTTGGAAGAGGGTACTGCTAAACCTTCTTTGGCAGGACAGCTTCCTGCTTCGCAATTGCCTAAATCACAAAATGAAATAGGCAACCAGTACTTGAAAGCTGAAAATTTGGATAAAGCTTTAACTAAAACATTGACTGTTTCTGACCACGGAAAGGTTTCTGACCACATACAGTGGTTCAACCAGCTTTCATTAAATGATCCAAATTCTGCAAGCAAAGCGAAACCACCTCTGAAGTTTCAACGTACTCCAGTTAGACAGTCTGTAAGAAGAATGAATTCCCTTTTGGAGGCTAACAGACAATCTGTAAGCTCTCAGGCGGTTAAATCAAGCAGTGTTGGTTCACCACTTGTTAAATCTTTGAGCTATGATTCTGCACTATTCCCCTGCACAGAAAAGCCCTCGAAGAATTCCGTGCGTTTGCCACGCAGGAGTGAAAGCACATGTAACCAAGTTTCTGTAGCTCATAAGCAGCTAGACTTAACTTCTAAATCATGTTGCAGGCCATTAAATCCATCAGAAAAGCCTGATGTTTCTGTCAGAACTGTTGGGATCCATGAACAAAAAGTTCATCCATCAAAGTCTGTTCTAGAAGATCTAACCAATCATGAAATGGTTAAATCCAGTTTGAAAGTTaatgcaaatataaatattcCAGGTGCTGCCTCAGAAAAATCTATGATTGCAAGAAGTgctccaggaaaagaaagagctcGTTACAGAGGCTCTCCAAAGAATCCAATATCTGAAGTAAAACTACTGCCAACTGCAAAGCCAGTAGACTTATAAGATCAAATGTGACAGCTAAATGGGTTCTTCGCAACTTGGTTAACCTTTGGAAAAATCTAAATTTGTATGACTATTTTTTTAGCTCTTcttatttgtaatttttcatttattttaaatgaacgAGTTGTGAAGATGTACAAATAGAAACTCGTTTTATATTGAGGTTTTCTTCATTTACTGAAACTTCTGTAAATGCTAGTCAGTTCAACTAAATTAATTTgacttacaaaacaaaaataatctgtttctACAAATGTTTGTGCTAGATCTCAAGTTTTGATTAtctcagcttttaaaaacatgcttCATCTCCAAAACAGTTCTTGCAGTATTTTGATAAAGTATCAAGTTTAAAAACAGCTTCTCAAATGTTTAATATAAAACTAACGGACATATGAAAGGAAGTGTTTTGATGCTGCGTATTAGTagttaaatttactttttagtTTTAAGTGTATTGTAGCACCCCTTGATACTACTAAGTTGGACCTCATATGAGCTCTATTTCTTTTGAGACaatgtttcttatttttactAGAGTAAATTGGGAGCATATTTTCCTTGTTGAGTAGGTAAATATCAAAATACAATTCATGTATGCACACACACTGGAGAATTATTAGaacacatggaaaacaaatgtGCCGTTTATTCAATAATTGAAAAGTCTTACAACTTCATCCAGCGATGTGTTCTGCAGTAGGTACTAAGTATTTTCAGTTGTGAGTAGTAAAATGTTTTATCTTAATATGAGAGGGGAGTTTTAACTTATTTTTAGAGCTGTAGAATTATGTTAACTAAGCGGTGCAGAAGCTGGGTTTATATGCTGAAAGTGTTGCAAGAGACAAATGTAAGAAGCCATAGTATGTTAAAGGTTGATTTGCACAAGCAAATGTTTACATCTTTTGGAATGAAAACTGTTTGTCTGTCATCAgttgtaaaattatttaagagTAAACACTTGAAACTGTTCGTTAGCTTTTTATATGTGTGAATTGCTTATTGGCAAAAGGTTAGAGCTGAGGCACTGGATActtttggttttaataaaaccattgttttttccccttttctgagCTTGTTCTTCTATAATGACTTGGAAGGTTAGAATGTGCTGTTACATGCAGACTGTAGACACCAAAATTAGTAAGTCTGAAAATGCTGAAGCCAGAAGTAAATCTGTTCTGGCTGTCCTTTTTATTGATCTTAGATGCATGTTGGTGATTCTCACAACTAGCAAAAGGCATGGTGCAACATAGTTTACCGGCAGTAGTCTGAACTTCTTAAAATGGTATGTTAATCAAAAGAATAGTTcttttctgctccctgcctccttccccatGTATCCAACAACTTGCAAGTTTAATTGGTTCAGCTGGTTGATCTGGTGGAAACCTCCTGCCTCATTCTTGGTACATTACTGTAAAATCTAATACCAGGGAGCCAGCCATGAGGAGGTCTTAATAGGATTGCTTGGTGTTGTGGTTAAGGATGGGAAGCTTCAGTTTCATGAAGGAGTGAATATATATGGCAATTCACCACCATCCAAAGAGGAAGCTCCTGTTCTTGGCAGTGTACTCCTACCCTCTGCCTTCAGCTGGTGCTGGCAGATCCCTAAATAGGCTAAATGCAGACACCAGAGCACCATGTTCTGGATCATCTCACCGAGGTAGATACGGATCAGCAAAACAACttccagctgtcctggctgaTGTAAGGAGGTAGGAGctagaaataaaacaggagcTAAAGGCAatgtcaggaagaaaatgaggtCTGACTCCTGTAATGAGGTGTCATGTTGATTTTTGCTTGGAAGAGTAAGACTTGAGATTGTCAAAGCTGCATTAGCATTTGAAGTAGTTGGTACATATTAACAATGTTGGTATGTTGATAACGATGCTCCTGTATGGAGCAGTAAGCTACTTTTGATCATCAATGCGAGCTAGTCTTGAAACATCTAAACTTAGATTCTTAGGGGGAATTTGCTAGGGCCCTGACAAAGAAACctgtagcagaaaaaaaaaagtcaaagttTAGGTTGTTTTTAGAGGTTTTGCAGAACAGTTTGGACACACATCCCTTTATATAAAGTTGATTATGttctgcagaaagaaacagTAGATGCCAACTGGAAGTTCCTACTGCTTAATCCTGCAAGTTACAGTTTGTATAATGTACCAGAGACCAGCAAAAAGAGAGTAATCTACATGTGCAAGTGTAGTTCATGGGACTATTGTGGTCTTTGGGGTATAATCTCAGAGTTTTTCTGGGGATAGCTATACTAAACTGGGATGTGACACATTCCTGTCAGTAGCAGTGAAGATGTGATACATAGAATAGCCTTTAGAGGCTACCGTTTTGCTAAGTGCTGTGTTAGATGAGAGACTTCATTTAGCAAGATCCTTTTGTAGTTGTCTTCTTGGTAACCTCTGCTCTGGATGATGTGTCTGGATTTGCAGAATCTGGAGACATTTACCTGCAAATCCTTGGAGAT encodes:
- the LOC116444984 gene encoding rho GTPase-activating protein 11A isoform X3: MAEQRRRLMRLAVLEELRASYGIKVKSGSCLAVAKAPGAAAAAEGKIFGISFHALPQSLVPEYGYIPSFLVDTCEYLEEHVHTEGLFRKSGSLVRLKALKSKLDQGENCLSAALPCDVAGLLKQFFRELPEPILPPHLQEGLFKAQQLGNEKKTATVLLSCLMADRTIAALRYFFSFLRTVSLRSKENRMDSSNLAVIFAPNLLHSNENEKMSASTEKKIRLQAAVVETLIDHAAEIGQVPEFILEKIPSMLGVDVFQSTPSLWGHEDSENESPSECKRRRHRSVGVLSSVTPVVLTPSTKRKLPTDCSQGLSSKKRRSFKHSFAFEFLPSSIFNSSSTPASVQFEASPCVCLESSQTSLSPSTMGENHVSSSGNRRSKRLASKKLYRAESGKTGCFSPKISRKEMVRRSLRLKFGLGKSNREMNIVSGCTVGNRSENIGRRLASQQGLESRTECAKRDVLFSPYVNEKFPKKGSRNVSKSEENLLTPKCHNKVDHRMSWSSPAVTDSQVINKNEQMLPGHTEMGVSSSEPVLVFGKPPVTPDEFKSATVSKQDNNLELVLCEDESNSTAETLLKVKQAFSASGSILHNLIGDKKSSLSVVASEVLNESPCPTGLSSAKESLVEEVSENLVNVKSRELLHQFNQSSAADKQQSKKEEFEVLKKRNFKTSIEIELQVPKTDIKKGKELPMPQVLAKEDKLTVENSSTQDDLHQLDCSGRKEKIELIHSQTAESCMVKCCDLEEGTAKPSLAGQLPASQLPKSQNEIGNQYLKAENLDKALTKTLTVSDHGKVSDHIQWFNQLSLNDPNSASKAKPPLKFQRTPVRQSVRRMNSLLEANRQSVSSQAVKSSSVGSPLVKSLSYDSALFPCTEKPSKNSVRLPRRSESTCNQVSVAHKQLDLTSKSCCRPLNPSEKPDVSVRTVGIHEQKVHPSKSVLEDLTNHEMVKSSLKVNANINIPGAASEKSMIARSAPGKERARYRGSPKNPISEVKLLPTAKPVDL
- the LOC116444984 gene encoding rho GTPase-activating protein 11A isoform X2, whose translation is MAEQRRRLMRLAVLEELRASYGIKVKSGSCLAVAKAPGAAAAEGKIFGISFHALPQSLVPEYGYIPSFLVDTCEYLEEHVHTEGLFRKSGSLVRLKALKSKLDQGENCLSAALPCDVAGLLKQFFRELPEPILPPHLQEGLFKAQQLGNEKKTATVLLSCLMADRTIAALRYFFSFLRTVSLRSKENRMDSSNLAVIFAPNLLHSNENEKMSASTEKKIRLQAAVVETLIDHAAEIGQVPEFILEKIPSMLGVDVFQSTPSLWGHEDSENESPSECKRRRHRSVGDIVSGALNKFKSNRTPSTTPQQDRSVLSSVTPVVLTPSTKRKLPTDCSQGLSSKKRRSFKHSFAFEFLPSSIFNSSSTPASVQFEASPCVCLESSQTSLSPSTMGENHVSSSGNRRSKRLASKKLYRAESGKTGCFSPKISRKEMVRRSLRLKFGLGKSNREMNIVSGCTVGNRSENIGRRLASQQGLESRTECAKRDVLFSPYVNEKFPKKGSRNVSKSEENLLTPKCHNKVDHRMSWSSPAVTDSQVINKNEQMLPGHTEMGVSSSEPVLVFGKPPVTPDEFKSATVSKQDNNLELVLCEDESNSTAETLLKVKQAFSASGSILHNLIGDKKSSLSVVASEVLNESPCPTGLSSAKESLVEEVSENLVNVKSRELLHQFNQSSAADKQQSKKEEFEVLKKRNFKTSIEIELQVPKTDIKKGKELPMPQVLAKEDKLTVENSSTQDDLHQLDCSGRKEKIELIHSQTAESCMVKCCDLEEGTAKPSLAGQLPASQLPKSQNEIGNQYLKAENLDKALTKTLTVSDHGKVSDHIQWFNQLSLNDPNSASKAKPPLKFQRTPVRQSVRRMNSLLEANRQSVSSQAVKSSSVGSPLVKSLSYDSALFPCTEKPSKNSVRLPRRSESTCNQVSVAHKQLDLTSKSCCRPLNPSEKPDVSVRTVGIHEQKVHPSKSVLEDLTNHEMVKSSLKVNANINIPGAASEKSMIARSAPGKERARYRGSPKNPISEVKLLPTAKPVDL
- the LOC116444984 gene encoding rho GTPase-activating protein 11A isoform X1 encodes the protein MAEQRRRLMRLAVLEELRASYGIKVKSGSCLAVAKAPGAAAAAEGKIFGISFHALPQSLVPEYGYIPSFLVDTCEYLEEHVHTEGLFRKSGSLVRLKALKSKLDQGENCLSAALPCDVAGLLKQFFRELPEPILPPHLQEGLFKAQQLGNEKKTATVLLSCLMADRTIAALRYFFSFLRTVSLRSKENRMDSSNLAVIFAPNLLHSNENEKMSASTEKKIRLQAAVVETLIDHAAEIGQVPEFILEKIPSMLGVDVFQSTPSLWGHEDSENESPSECKRRRHRSVGDIVSGALNKFKSNRTPSTTPQQDRSVLSSVTPVVLTPSTKRKLPTDCSQGLSSKKRRSFKHSFAFEFLPSSIFNSSSTPASVQFEASPCVCLESSQTSLSPSTMGENHVSSSGNRRSKRLASKKLYRAESGKTGCFSPKISRKEMVRRSLRLKFGLGKSNREMNIVSGCTVGNRSENIGRRLASQQGLESRTECAKRDVLFSPYVNEKFPKKGSRNVSKSEENLLTPKCHNKVDHRMSWSSPAVTDSQVINKNEQMLPGHTEMGVSSSEPVLVFGKPPVTPDEFKSATVSKQDNNLELVLCEDESNSTAETLLKVKQAFSASGSILHNLIGDKKSSLSVVASEVLNESPCPTGLSSAKESLVEEVSENLVNVKSRELLHQFNQSSAADKQQSKKEEFEVLKKRNFKTSIEIELQVPKTDIKKGKELPMPQVLAKEDKLTVENSSTQDDLHQLDCSGRKEKIELIHSQTAESCMVKCCDLEEGTAKPSLAGQLPASQLPKSQNEIGNQYLKAENLDKALTKTLTVSDHGKVSDHIQWFNQLSLNDPNSASKAKPPLKFQRTPVRQSVRRMNSLLEANRQSVSSQAVKSSSVGSPLVKSLSYDSALFPCTEKPSKNSVRLPRRSESTCNQVSVAHKQLDLTSKSCCRPLNPSEKPDVSVRTVGIHEQKVHPSKSVLEDLTNHEMVKSSLKVNANINIPGAASEKSMIARSAPGKERARYRGSPKNPISEVKLLPTAKPVDL